A section of the Candidatus Methylomirabilota bacterium genome encodes:
- a CDS encoding cobalamin B12-binding domain-containing protein — translation MKVLIAKPGLDGHDRGAKVIAQALRDTGIEIVYTGLKRTPEEIVQEAIQEDVDVIGLSILSGAHLPLSRRVLEGLKVQGASDIKVVVGGIIPPKDVEALLALGVHRVFPMGTPLPEVVAAFTKEARR, via the coding sequence ATGAAGGTGCTCATCGCCAAGCCGGGGCTCGATGGCCACGACCGCGGCGCCAAGGTCATCGCCCAGGCGCTGCGCGATACCGGGATCGAGATCGTCTACACCGGGCTCAAGCGGACGCCGGAGGAGATCGTGCAGGAGGCGATCCAGGAGGACGTGGACGTGATCGGCCTCAGCATCCTCTCCGGCGCCCATTTGCCGCTGTCGCGCCGGGTGCTGGAAGGTCTCAAGGTCCAGGGCGCGTCCGACATCAAGGTGGTCGTGGGCGGCATCATCCCGCCCAAGGACGTGGAGGCGCTGCTGGCACTCGGCGTCCACCGCGTGTTCCCCATGGGCACCCCGCTCCCCGAGGTCGTAGCGGCCTTTACCAAGGAGGCGCGTCGATGA